From Oncorhynchus tshawytscha isolate Ot180627B linkage group LG11, Otsh_v2.0, whole genome shotgun sequence, the proteins below share one genomic window:
- the ccdc170 gene encoding coiled-coil domain-containing protein 170 isoform X1: MESIDTATEGRQLDKVEPCLERDRLRMRVSVLEESVRSYEVECKASRETVMRLVAEVARERRNTAGSAEALDLLRLDLDSALLTKRSTDMENQSLAERLEANQRVVEAAKQEAGCLERQIQELEGKLQTSQGKNQATKGRLQALLGEVGALLQLGLSMPTEEEILQRLGDLCTRQERMKAITEEMERRLSQVREDVSRQTELHHSALQRAQLAEQQVTDLSDRLQGLEAELMTSDVHRDGLSHDRQLYEQFLEQLSERMKVDCIATDLGYDMRLQLILSRAEQLVKLEGTALVESKTLAHNQQRKLKIQKERLESKELHMELLRRKVSELEEEKRSRSALAMQRDDANVTARKMQKKVERLQEELGSSKVSITELKAQLSHTNELKLKVLEQSQTNVEQSKRLEDLEKGKAKVEKKFSTARTDLQSQEHLAREAQQQLTSLRQTLAQLTDRERELVDFRMVVSQMLGLDVSALALPNYEIIKSLESLLHPHHHPHHDLHHHSLALSWPCPTHYQNHHLLQLQDRDTSGSVTSRSVFSQRSTGPEALL, encoded by the exons ATGGAAAGTATTGATACCGCAACAGAAGGCAGACAACTGGATAAG GTGGAGCCCTGCCTTGAGAGGGATAGACTGAGGATGAGGGTCTCTGTGTTAGAGGAGAGTGTGAGGTCCTACGAGGTAGAgtgtaaagccagcagagagacgGTGATGAGACTGGTGGCAGAGGTGGCCCGGGAGAGGAGGAACACAGCAGGCAGTGCAGAGGCTCTCGATCTGCTCAGACTG GATTTAGATAGTGCCTTGCTGACCAAGAGGAGCACAGATATGGAGAACCAGAGTTTAGCAGAGAGGCTGGAGGCCAATCAACGTGTGGTTGAGGCAGCCAAGCAAGAGGCAGGGTGCCTGGAGAGGCAGATCCAGGAGCTGGAAGGGAAACTCCAGACCAGCCAGGGGAAAAACCAGGCTACAAAG GGGAGACTGCAGGCCCTCCTGGGGGAGGTAGGGGCCCTTCTGCAGCTGGGTCTCTCCATGCCAACCGAGGAGGAAATACTACAGAGACTCGGGGACCTCTGCACCAGGCAGGAACGTATGAAAGCG ATTacggaggagatggagaggaggctgTCCCAGGTCCGTGAGGATGTGTCCAGGCAGACAGAGCTCCACCACAGTGCCCTGCAGAGAGCCCAGCTGGCTGAGCAACAGGTCACAGACCTCAGCGACAGGCTGCAGGGTTTGGAAGCTGAGCTGATGACTTCAGACGTGCACCGAGATGGGCTGAGTCATGACAGACAGCTT TATGAGCAGTTCCTGGAACAGTTGTCAGAGAGGATGAAAGTAGACTGTATCGCCACTGACCTGGGCTACGACATGAGACTTCAGCTCATTCTGTCTCGGGCAGAGCAACTTGTCAAACTAGAAGGGACGGCTTTGGTGGAGAGCAAGACCCTGGCCCACAACCAACAGCGAAAG TTGAAGATTCAGAAGGAGCGGTTGGAGAGTAAGGAGCTCCACATGGAGCTGTTGAGGAGGAAGGTGTCTGAGctagaggaggaaaagagaagtCGCTCAGCCCTGGCCATGCAGCGAGACGACGCCAATGTGACCGCCCGGaagatgcag AAGAAGGTGGAGCGACTACAGGAGGAACTAGGATCCAGTAAGGTCTCCATCACAGAGCTCAAGGCCCAGCTGTCACACACCAACGAGCTGAAG CTCAAAGTCCTGGAGCAGAGTCAGACCAATGTGGAGCAGAGTAAGAGACTGGAGGACCTGGAGAAGGGCAAGGCCAAGGTGGAGAAGAAGTTCAGCACAGCCAGGACAGACCTACAGAGCCAGGAGCATCTGGCCAGGGAGGCCCAGCAGCAGTTGACCAGCCTTAGACAGACCCTGGCTCAgctcactgacagagagagagag TTGGTAGACTTCCGTATGGTGGTCTCTCAGATGTTAGGTCTGGATGTCTCAGCCCTGGCCCTTCCAAACTATGAGATCATCAAATCTCTGGAGAGCCTGCTTCACCCCCACCATCACCCCCACCATGACCTCCACCACCACTCCCTGGCCCTGTCCTGGCCCTGTCCTACCCACTACCAGAACCACCATCTCCTACAGCTCCAGGACCGAGATACCTCTGGGTCTGTCACATCCCGCTCAGTTTTCTCTCAGAGGTCCACTGGCCCCGAGGCTCTCCTGTGA
- the LOC112261523 gene encoding A-kinase anchor protein 12 produces the protein MIEPKEEVTPEEVAKVEREAEAPAPLVPVVDEMSPLKHFFLTGKIHKQVNQEPTKEYKVEPKDEVKEEPTEEPKTESKDEPKEEPKEEVNEKSKDKVKEKVEEEVFPTEETEAPAPTILDVEEQIISPIKKFFTTGIFAGLKKKKKLIEEEKPEYATVEKEQELQSIEKQEDINTAEEAGLEQEQTKEEISPGVEGEQNAKELQFEIAATMLAGVTDSLMAEASNVPELIKSNVPKSSGNREDVLEEQTATNILQTIISNEAELLSSGSSVQDILEDLCPSWSFVTVITNKVETNEAKLLSSQNKVKTQESLEEQSHSWGFVTVTEDVPEEEPAPVVLLTVTSNEAKLLNSQEKAKTSPVQDIIDKQSSYWGFHTVISNEAELLSSQEKAKNQGSPLRKLLSGAGLKKLTRKRRGSKPDKLTGSGEHVAEDLLSSTDSVEYQKGVSTASLPEELSAEQVNVSAQAGLSHESDDVTSDSERKKDGTWTSFKKRMTPKRHLKRSSESEDESALVGLHEEPKQSEGEQVLEHITEEPQKKVDISVSWEAFLCGSAKRRGRKTSDSEEQAPMNEGKILSEPGNTAASPLDSSQERGYEHFTSSPEQVGSPLGSEGVSTWKYLKRLITSKTKAKTEEAVKVNSPEQMQSGIEITKEKSSFSLKKLIPGRKKGKHGEKQEPISSDKADMGVGSDDEEDSETPAVVPMSEFDAEELGEKHNISTEAVIETLLHITEEETQPDVSSTFTESTIPKDTLPTEVEKAQAKYTVEQLAPSTSPTAMENFEDLMEFISKHQQLSDIPEEVSTPEEATQDDTIAEDLIELTSEAVTAPEPLDEETTEMVSAVSQLTDESPKTSGSTTPVPIEYELKDTELLLHETVDTISRTQTLSLVNRKGPHLEGISVSPQILHSPKEKEATVLIAHKKSDAVEICTGEESQQIDLVDKSPVTPMVECPSEVTEDTEESDAARITTDDLHKAEDESIIIMRIETEKDPQTELVNELEEARPELVSYINSEEGVAQVDEKVVAEETPQPDTESLDVSVTDKLISIQPLTEFTLEEEKAEFLDVAEDAADNENAPVIETITCEVQDVTAAMHNVSMSKPSDVLECLIAIVTPEVEYPEKRDPVGSLRPLEEARPVLVTTVNSEEAQVEGKDVLKTLIAVVLPEVESPEKKNPLGALRPLICSAMVQTLKVEDMVVMKNVPSAQFVDGHVIQVQVTDAELKSAEEIVEIVLEVGSSDANDHKILLQQVNAEIESDEANLKTTREVGSTDDHEIIVQVADAALKSAQVIVDKGLEMDSTNVTDHEIQLKGLDVEIESAETIVDTVLEVVLTDVKGHEIQVQVTDANAEKGSAEAIVETALEVVSSTDIIEVIDVCDKMEDEGEGENATEKIEDDMFEEASSIITQEIVQHVQQNSSEDPNVVPQSSEKAEVELSSEAEVSKSPENTPAVAVIESQGHPHVTAQVQKTIHLFENYFDLNTQGNAQEPSEKETEPSIALEVDIVCEDRKTPEAFVEPTSEFNSIPDDTVPTTFAESCSQADVQDVFGTEAEFMIYSEVDQAIDVSDSTSGHEKELVGMVVESAKESVESFENRLSIESHVHIHLHIKPRDTGVVSTGLESPPRAIWPPPSTTAEVAVNTDSLLTESIEYESTIAKSSVNTDCVLTESMESAQLCEVSQIEQTSATAPHVPLHTPPATVLYTLNPETEQVMTNAVGSNPHIEEDNDLELWLDAEEDIGTVKSNILEVLSKKTDRGVEKTMQDSGDIFDIALEPQSFLSGGDT, from the coding sequence ATGATAGAACCTAAGGAGGAAGTCACACCTGAAGAAGTGgcaaaagtagagagagaggcagaggcaccAGCCCCACTGGTTCCGGTAGTTGACGAAATGTCTCCATTGAAACATTTTTTCCTGACAGGAAAAATACACAAGCAGGTTAATCAAGAACCCACAAAAGAATACAAGGTGGAACCTAAGGATGAAGTCAAGGAAGAACCTACGGAAGAACCCAAGACCGAATCCAAGGATGAACCCAAAGAGGAACCAAAGGAAGAAGTCAATGAGAAATCTAAGGACAAAGTCAaggagaaagtagaggaggaAGTCTTCCCAACCGAAGAGACAGAGGCACCAGCACCAACCATTCTGGATGTTGAAGAACAAATTATATCCCCAATTAAGAAGTTTTTCACTACTGGAATCTTTGCTGGtttaaagaaaaagaaaaagctTATAGAAGAGGAAAAGCCCGAATATGCGACCGTTGAGAAGGAACAGGAACTGCAAAGCATTGAAAAACAGGAGGACATAAACACAGCAGAGGAAGCTGGACTTGAACAAGAACAAACAAAAGAGGAGATCAGTCCAGGTGTTGAGGGGGAACAAAATGCGAAAGAACTTCAATTTGAAATTGCAGCCACAATGTTAGCCGGAGTAACAGATTCCCTAATGGCTGAGGCATCCAATGTCCCCGAACTCATTAAGAGTAATGTCCCTAAAAGTAGTGGAAACAGAGAGGATGTTCTTGAAGAGCAGACAGCTACTAATATATTACAGACAATTATCTCAAATGAAGCTGAACTTCTTAGTTCAGGAAGTTCAGTCCAGGATATTCTTGAAGACCTGTGTCCTTCTTGGAGTTTCGTAACCGTTATAACAAATAAAGTTGAAACAAATGAAGCCAAACTTCTTAGCTCTCAAAACAAAGTTAAAACACAGGAAAGTCTTGAAGAGCAGTCTCATTCTTGGGGATTTGTCACAGTCACAGAGGATGTTCCTGAAGAGGAGCCAGCTCCTGTGGTATTACTGACAGTTACCTCAAATGAGGCTAAACTTCTTAACTCTCAAGAGAAAGCTAAAACCAGTCCAGTCCAGGATATTATTGACAAGCAGTCTTCTTATTGGGGATTCCACACAGTTATCTCAAATGAAGCTGAACTTCTTAGCTCACAAGAGAAAGCTAAAAATCAAGGAAGTCCACTGAGGAAGCTCTTGTCTGGGGCTGGTTTGAAGAAGCTTACTAGGAAGAGGAGAGGTAGTAAACCAGACAAGTTGACTGGATCTGGTGAGCATGTAGCTGAGGATCTACTGTCATCCACAGATTCAGTGGAGTACCAGAAAGGAGTAAGTACTGCCTCTCTGCCAGAAGAATTATCAGCAGAGCAGGTAAATGTGTCTGCTCAGGCTGGGTTGAGCCACGAATCAGATGATGTAACCTCTGACAGCGAAAGGAAGAAGGATGGTACCTGGACTTCCTTCAAAAAACGAATGACGCCCAAAAGACATCTCAAAAGATCCTCTGAGAGTGAGGATGAGTCAGCACTTGTAGGCTTACATGAGGAGCCAAAGCAAAGTGAAGGGGAACAGGTACTAGAACATATCACAGAAGAGCCCCAAAAAAAGGTTGATATATCTGTTTCTTGGGAGGCTTTCCTATGtggatctgcaaagaggaggggCAGAAAAACATCGGACTCAGAGGAGCAAGCACCCATGAATGAAGGTAAAATACTAAGTGAACCAGGAAACACTGCAGCGTCGCCATTGGACAGTTCTCAGGAGAGAGGTTATGAACATTTTACCTCTTCCCCTGAGCAAGTTGGAAGTCCCTTGGGGAGTGAAGGGGTGTCTACATGGAAATACCTTAAAAGGCTGATCACCTCAAAAACAAAGGCAAAAACCGAGGAGGCCGTCAAAGTTAACTCACCAGAGCAGATGCAATCTGGCATCGAAATCACCAAAGAGAAGTCTTCTTTTTCTCTAAAGAAACTCATCCCTGGACGCAAAAAGGGAAAGCATGGAGAAAAGCAGGAACCAATCTCTTCTGACAAGGCAGATATGGGTGTTGGATCGGACGATGAGGAGGACTCTGAAACGCCAGCAGTGGTCCCCATGTCAGAGTTTGATGCAGAAGAGCTAGGAGAGAAACACAACATATCAACTGAGGCTGTTATAGAAACTCTATTACACATAACAGAAGAAGAAACCCAGCCAGACGTCTCTAGCACTTTCACCGAATCGACCATACCCAAAGACACCCTGCCCACTGAAGTAGAGAAGGCTCAAGCCAAATATACTGTGGAACAGTTGGCCCCATCAACATCCCCCACTGCTATGGAAAACTTTGAGGACCTTATGGAATTCATAAGTAAACATCAGCAACTCAGTGATATACCTGAAGAAGTGTCTACTCCTGAAGAAGCCACTCAAGACGATACCATAGCCGAGGACCTAATAGAGTTGACATCTGAAGCAGTCACTGCCCCAGAACCTCTAGATGAAGAAACAACAGAAATGGTTTCAGCAGTGTCACAGCTGACAGATGAGTCCCCCAAAACATCAGGCAGCACAACACCTGTCCCAATAGAATACGAGTTAAAGGATACAGAGTTACTTCTGCATGAGACTGTTGATACCATTAGCAGAACCCAAACTCTCTCATTGGTAAATAGAAAAGGCCCACATCTGGAAGGTATTTCAGTTTCTCCACAAATATTACACTCACCAAAAGAGAAGGAAGCAACAGTTTTGATAGCTCATAAAAAATCAGATGCAGTTGAAATCTGCACAGGTGAAGAGTCTCAACAAATTGATCTTGTTGATAAAAGCCCAGTGACTCCTATGGTAGAGTGTCCATCTGAGGTCACTGAGGACACTGAAGAGTCTGATGCTGCAAGAATCACTACAGATGATTTACACAAAGCTGAAGATGAATCAATTATAATCATGCGCATAGAAACTGAAAAGGACCCACAAACAGAATTGGTAAATGAGTTAGAAGAGGCAAGACCAGAACTTGTATCCTACATTAATTCAGAAGAAGGTGTAGCTCAGGTTGACGAAAAGGTGGTAGCAGAAGAAACTCCACAGCCTGATACAGAGAGTCTGGATGTATCAGTCACAGACAAACTTATCTCCATACAACCTCTCACAGAGTTCACTCTTGAAGAAGAGAAAGCGGAATTCCTGGATGTTGCGGAGGATGCTGCAGACAATGAGAATGCACCAGTTATAGAAACAATCACATGTGAGGTTCAAGATGTCACAGCTGCAATGCATAACGTTTCAATGTCGAAACCATCTGACGTTCTGGAATGTTTGATTGCCATAGTGACACCTGAAGTAGAATACCCAGAGAAAAGGGATCCTGTGGGTTCTCTAAGACCACTTGAAGAAGCAAGACCAGTACTTGTCACCACCGTTAATTCAGAAGAAGCTCAGGTTGAAGGAAAAGATGTTCTGAAAACTTTGATTGCTGTAGTGTTACCTGAAGTAGAATCCCCAGAGAAGAAAAATCCTTTGGGTGCTCTAAGACCACTCATATGCTCTGCTATGGTTCAGACACTAAAGGTAGAGGACATGGTTGTGATGAAGAATGTGCCTTCAGCACAGTTTGTTGATGGCCATGTGATCCAAGTACAAGTGACGGATGCAGAGCTAAAGTCAGCTGAAGAAATTGTTGAGATAGTGCTTGAAGTGGGCTCATCTGATGCAAATGATCACAAGATTCTATTACAACAGGTGAACGCTGAGATTGAATCAGATGAAGCAAATCTTAAGACAACCCGTGAGGTGGGCTCAACTGATGATCACGAGATTATAGTACAAGTGGCGGATGCAGCGTTAAAGTCTGCTCAAGTAATTGTTGATAAAGGGCTTGAAATGGACTCAACCAATGTCACTGATCATGAGATCCAATTAAAAGGGTTGGATGTAGAGATTGAATCAGCTGAAACAATTGTTGATACAGTTCTTGAGGTTGTCTTAACTGATGTCAAGGGTCATGAGATCCAGGTACAAGTAACAGATGCAAATGCTGAGAAGGGTTCAGCTGAAGCTATTGTGGAGACAGCACTTGAGGTGGTTTCCTCAACCGATATTATAGAGGTCATAGACGTTTGTGACAAAATGGAGGacgaaggagagggtgagaatgCCACTGAGAAGATTGAGGACGACATGTTTGAAGAGGCCAGCAGTATTATAACTCAGGAAATTGTCCAACATGTGCAGCAGAACTCATCAGAAGACCCCAATGTTGTACCACAATCAAGTGAAAAGGCTGAAGTTGAATTATCGAGTGAAGCAGAAGTTTCGAAATCACCAGAGAATACACCAGCGGTCGCAGTTATAGAGAGTCAAGGACATCCACATGTAACTGCACAGGTGCAAAAGACAATTCATTTATTTGAAAACTACTTCGATCTTAATACTCAGGGAAATGCACAAGAACCTTCAGAAAAAGAAACGGAGCCCTCGATTGCTCTCGAAGTTGATATAGTATGTGAGGATAGAAAAACTCCTGAGGCATTTGTAGAGCCCACTTCTGAATTCAACAGCATACCTGACGACACAGTTCCCACTACATTTGCAGAGTCTTGTTCACAGGCAGATGTGCAAGATGTTTTTGGAACAGAGGCTGAATTCATGATTTATTCTGAAGTAGATCAAGCCATTGATGTTTCTGACTCTACTAGCGGGCATGAGAAGGAACTAGTGGGAATGGTAGTAGAATCAGCAAAGGAATCAGTGGAGTCGTTTGAAAACAGACTATCTATTGAATCCCATGTCCATATCCATCTCCACATTAAACCCAGAGATACTGGAGTTGTGTCCACGGGATTAGAGTCACCACCGCGTGCTATTTGGCCACCTCCAAGTACTACTGCAGAAGTTGCAGTGAATACTGACAGCCTTCTAACAGAATCAATAGAATATGAAAGTACTATTGCAAAAAGTTCTGTGAATACTGACTGCGTTCTAACAGAATCAATGGAAAGTGCTCAACTTTGTGAAGTCAGTCAAATTGAACAAACCAGTGCCACTGCACCTCATGTGCCACTGCATACCCCACCTGCAACAGTGCTGTACACCCTAAACCCTGAAACAGAACAGGTAATGACCAATGCAGTAGGGTCTAACCCACACATAGAGGAAGATAATGACCTAGAACTGTGGCTGGATGCTGAGGAAGATATTGGCACAGTAAAATCCAATATCTTGGAGGTTCTAAGCAAAAAAACAGATAGAGGAGTAGAGAAGACAATGCAGGACAGTGGTGATATATTTGATATTGCACTTGAGCCTCAAAGCTTTCTGTCCGGAGGTGATACCTAA
- the ccdc170 gene encoding coiled-coil domain-containing protein 170 isoform X2: MESIDTATEGRQLDKVEPCLERDRLRMRVSVLEESVRSYEVECKASRETVMRLVAEVARERRNTAGSAEALDLLRLDLDSALLTKRSTDMENQSLAERLEANQRVVEAAKQEAGCLERQIQELEGKLQTSQGKNQATKGRLQALLGEVGALLQLGLSMPTEEEILQRLGDLCTRQERMKAITEEMERRLSQVREDVSRQTELHHSALQRAQLAEQQVTDLSDRLQGLEAELMTSDVHRDGLSHDRQLYEQFLEQLSERMKVDCIATDLGYDMRLQLILSRAEQLVKLEGTALVESKTLAHNQQRKLKIQKERLESKELHMELLRRKVSELEEEKRSRSALAMQRDDANVTARKMQKVERLQEELGSSKVSITELKAQLSHTNELKLKVLEQSQTNVEQSKRLEDLEKGKAKVEKKFSTARTDLQSQEHLAREAQQQLTSLRQTLAQLTDRERELVDFRMVVSQMLGLDVSALALPNYEIIKSLESLLHPHHHPHHDLHHHSLALSWPCPTHYQNHHLLQLQDRDTSGSVTSRSVFSQRSTGPEALL, encoded by the exons ATGGAAAGTATTGATACCGCAACAGAAGGCAGACAACTGGATAAG GTGGAGCCCTGCCTTGAGAGGGATAGACTGAGGATGAGGGTCTCTGTGTTAGAGGAGAGTGTGAGGTCCTACGAGGTAGAgtgtaaagccagcagagagacgGTGATGAGACTGGTGGCAGAGGTGGCCCGGGAGAGGAGGAACACAGCAGGCAGTGCAGAGGCTCTCGATCTGCTCAGACTG GATTTAGATAGTGCCTTGCTGACCAAGAGGAGCACAGATATGGAGAACCAGAGTTTAGCAGAGAGGCTGGAGGCCAATCAACGTGTGGTTGAGGCAGCCAAGCAAGAGGCAGGGTGCCTGGAGAGGCAGATCCAGGAGCTGGAAGGGAAACTCCAGACCAGCCAGGGGAAAAACCAGGCTACAAAG GGGAGACTGCAGGCCCTCCTGGGGGAGGTAGGGGCCCTTCTGCAGCTGGGTCTCTCCATGCCAACCGAGGAGGAAATACTACAGAGACTCGGGGACCTCTGCACCAGGCAGGAACGTATGAAAGCG ATTacggaggagatggagaggaggctgTCCCAGGTCCGTGAGGATGTGTCCAGGCAGACAGAGCTCCACCACAGTGCCCTGCAGAGAGCCCAGCTGGCTGAGCAACAGGTCACAGACCTCAGCGACAGGCTGCAGGGTTTGGAAGCTGAGCTGATGACTTCAGACGTGCACCGAGATGGGCTGAGTCATGACAGACAGCTT TATGAGCAGTTCCTGGAACAGTTGTCAGAGAGGATGAAAGTAGACTGTATCGCCACTGACCTGGGCTACGACATGAGACTTCAGCTCATTCTGTCTCGGGCAGAGCAACTTGTCAAACTAGAAGGGACGGCTTTGGTGGAGAGCAAGACCCTGGCCCACAACCAACAGCGAAAG TTGAAGATTCAGAAGGAGCGGTTGGAGAGTAAGGAGCTCCACATGGAGCTGTTGAGGAGGAAGGTGTCTGAGctagaggaggaaaagagaagtCGCTCAGCCCTGGCCATGCAGCGAGACGACGCCAATGTGACCGCCCGGaagatgcag AAGGTGGAGCGACTACAGGAGGAACTAGGATCCAGTAAGGTCTCCATCACAGAGCTCAAGGCCCAGCTGTCACACACCAACGAGCTGAAG CTCAAAGTCCTGGAGCAGAGTCAGACCAATGTGGAGCAGAGTAAGAGACTGGAGGACCTGGAGAAGGGCAAGGCCAAGGTGGAGAAGAAGTTCAGCACAGCCAGGACAGACCTACAGAGCCAGGAGCATCTGGCCAGGGAGGCCCAGCAGCAGTTGACCAGCCTTAGACAGACCCTGGCTCAgctcactgacagagagagagag TTGGTAGACTTCCGTATGGTGGTCTCTCAGATGTTAGGTCTGGATGTCTCAGCCCTGGCCCTTCCAAACTATGAGATCATCAAATCTCTGGAGAGCCTGCTTCACCCCCACCATCACCCCCACCATGACCTCCACCACCACTCCCTGGCCCTGTCCTGGCCCTGTCCTACCCACTACCAGAACCACCATCTCCTACAGCTCCAGGACCGAGATACCTCTGGGTCTGTCACATCCCGCTCAGTTTTCTCTCAGAGGTCCACTGGCCCCGAGGCTCTCCTGTGA